One region of Flavobacterium sp. GSB-24 genomic DNA includes:
- a CDS encoding efflux RND transporter permease subunit, whose amino-acid sequence MKLAEISIKRPSLVIVLFTILILGGLFSYSQLGYELIPKFETNVITVSTVYPGASPSEVENTVTKKIEDAIASLENIKKIDSKSYESLSVVSITLLSTANVDISMNDAQRKINAILSDLPDDADPPSLTKFSLSDLPIMTLGANGKMDEAAFYDLIDKKIAPVLSRVQGVAQVNIIGGQEREIQVNLDAVKMQGYGLSVPQVQQTILTSNLDFPTGNIQTRNQKILIRLAGKYKNVDELRNLVVSSQNGIQVRLGDIADVQDTQKIAEKIARVDQKSAIVLQIVKQSDANAVAVSEQLVKTIKTLESDYKSAQLKLDVAKDSTIFTLEAADSVVHDLLIAVILVAFVMLFFLHSIRNSLIVMVSIPASLIATFIGIYLLGYTLNLMSLLGLSLVVGILVDDAIVVLENIYRHMEMGKSRIRASYDGTAEIGGTVTSITLVIVVVFLPIAMSTGLVSNIITQFCVTVIISTMFSLLASFTIIPWLSSRFGKLEHIEGKNLFGKVILGFESYLTRFTNWVSNLLNWCLDHYVKTIVIVLVMFFGSIFWLMGGGYIGGEFFASSDSGEFLVQIEMPKDASLEQTNFMTQKAEAFLKGEKYVFSQITTVGQTSEGLGAAQATAYKAEIDVKMIEQKDRTDDANVYAAKTKRKLEKILVGAKVKTVPVGILGTAEDATLGLIVTGPNVESAMKFAKLAEAELRTIPGTTEIKLTVEDGNPEINVQVDRDKMAALGLTLQTVGLTMQTAYSGNTDGKFRAGEYEYDINIKYNEFDRKNITDVSNLIFINNAGQQIKLNQFATITEGSGPSKLERRDKTASVTVQGQNVGVPAGTIVTQWQEKLDKLQKPTGVNYIWGGDQENQSEGFGTLGIALLAAIILVYLVMVGLYDSFVHPFVVLFAIPLSFIGVLFALALTNNTLNIFTILGVIMLIGLVCKNAIMLVDYTNQRRAAGESIRTALIQANHARLRPILMTTIAMVFGMFPIALASGAGAEWKNGLAWVIIGGLISSLFLTLIVVPVIYDIMEKIIRKFSKGEKIDYEAEMVADYEHTELSEDGFNPKHTH is encoded by the coding sequence ATGAAATTAGCCGAAATATCCATAAAACGTCCGTCGTTAGTAATTGTATTGTTTACAATTCTGATTCTTGGTGGATTGTTCAGTTATAGCCAATTAGGCTACGAGCTGATCCCAAAATTCGAAACCAATGTTATTACGGTTTCAACTGTTTATCCGGGTGCTTCTCCAAGTGAGGTTGAAAATACCGTAACAAAGAAAATTGAGGACGCGATTGCATCTTTGGAAAATATCAAAAAAATTGACTCGAAATCTTATGAGAGTTTATCTGTAGTGTCAATTACATTGCTTTCTACTGCAAATGTTGATATTTCGATGAATGATGCGCAGCGAAAAATTAATGCGATTTTGAGTGATTTACCAGATGATGCTGATCCGCCGTCGTTAACCAAATTCTCTTTGAGTGATTTACCAATTATGACGCTTGGTGCGAATGGTAAAATGGACGAAGCTGCTTTTTATGATTTGATTGATAAAAAGATTGCTCCAGTTTTATCTCGTGTGCAAGGTGTTGCCCAGGTAAACATTATTGGTGGGCAGGAACGTGAGATTCAGGTAAATCTTGATGCTGTTAAAATGCAGGGTTACGGACTTTCTGTTCCTCAAGTACAGCAGACAATTTTAACTTCGAATCTGGATTTCCCTACAGGTAACATCCAAACTCGTAACCAAAAAATATTAATTCGTTTAGCGGGTAAATATAAAAATGTTGATGAATTAAGAAATTTAGTAGTTTCTTCACAAAACGGAATTCAAGTTCGTTTAGGAGATATTGCTGATGTTCAGGATACACAAAAAATCGCGGAAAAAATTGCGCGTGTTGATCAAAAAAGTGCAATTGTACTTCAAATTGTAAAACAATCAGATGCAAATGCCGTTGCGGTAAGTGAGCAGTTGGTTAAAACAATCAAAACCTTAGAGAGCGATTACAAATCAGCTCAATTGAAGTTAGATGTCGCAAAAGACAGTACTATATTTACACTTGAAGCAGCAGATTCTGTTGTACACGATTTATTAATTGCGGTTATTCTGGTAGCATTTGTAATGTTGTTCTTCTTGCACAGTATTAGAAACTCATTGATTGTAATGGTATCTATTCCTGCCTCTTTGATCGCTACATTTATTGGAATCTATTTATTAGGTTATACCCTTAACTTAATGAGTTTACTTGGTTTATCTCTTGTTGTTGGTATTCTTGTTGATGATGCCATCGTGGTATTGGAGAATATTTACCGACACATGGAGATGGGTAAAAGCCGAATTCGTGCGTCTTACGACGGAACTGCCGAAATTGGCGGTACAGTAACCTCGATTACATTAGTAATTGTGGTGGTGTTCTTACCAATTGCAATGAGTACAGGATTGGTATCAAACATTATTACGCAATTCTGTGTTACGGTAATTATATCTACAATGTTCTCATTATTGGCTTCATTTACTATTATTCCGTGGTTATCTTCACGTTTTGGAAAATTAGAGCATATTGAAGGTAAAAATCTTTTCGGTAAAGTTATCCTTGGATTTGAAAGCTATTTAACTCGTTTTACGAACTGGGTATCAAACTTACTAAACTGGTGTTTAGATCATTATGTTAAAACAATTGTAATTGTATTAGTAATGTTCTTTGGTTCTATCTTCTGGTTAATGGGAGGTGGATATATTGGAGGAGAGTTCTTCGCATCATCTGATAGTGGTGAATTCTTAGTACAAATCGAGATGCCAAAAGATGCATCGTTAGAGCAGACTAACTTTATGACGCAAAAAGCAGAAGCTTTCTTAAAAGGAGAGAAGTATGTTTTCAGTCAAATTACAACTGTAGGACAAACCAGTGAAGGTTTAGGAGCTGCTCAGGCAACTGCTTACAAAGCTGAGATCGATGTTAAAATGATCGAGCAAAAAGATCGTACAGATGATGCAAACGTTTATGCTGCTAAAACAAAACGTAAGCTGGAGAAAATCTTAGTTGGAGCTAAAGTAAAAACAGTTCCTGTAGGTATCTTAGGTACGGCTGAGGATGCAACTTTAGGTTTGATCGTTACAGGTCCAAACGTAGAAAGTGCCATGAAATTTGCAAAATTAGCTGAAGCTGAATTACGTACAATTCCTGGAACAACTGAGATCAAATTAACAGTTGAAGACGGAAACCCAGAGATTAACGTTCAGGTTGATAGAGATAAAATGGCTGCTTTAGGACTTACACTTCAAACGGTAGGTTTAACAATGCAGACAGCTTACAGCGGTAATACTGACGGTAAATTTAGAGCAGGTGAATACGAATACGACATCAATATCAAATACAACGAATTTGATAGAAAAAACATTACCGATGTTAGTAATTTGATTTTTATAAACAACGCAGGTCAGCAAATTAAATTAAATCAGTTTGCTACAATTACAGAAGGTTCTGGACCGAGTAAATTAGAGCGTAGAGATAAAACAGCTTCTGTAACCGTACAAGGACAGAACGTTGGGGTGCCAGCCGGAACAATTGTAACACAATGGCAGGAAAAATTAGATAAATTACAAAAACCAACAGGTGTTAACTACATCTGGGGTGGTGACCAAGAAAACCAATCAGAAGGTTTTGGTACATTAGGAATCGCATTATTAGCGGCTATTATTTTGGTTTACCTTGTGATGGTTGGTTTATATGATAGTTTCGTTCACCCGTTTGTTGTATTGTTTGCAATTCCGCTTTCATTTATTGGAGTATTATTTGCACTGGCATTAACAAACAACACATTAAATATCTTTACAATCTTAGGGGTCATCATGTTGATTGGTCTGGTGTGTAAGAATGCGATCATGCTTGTCGATTATACCAATCAGCGAAGAGCTGCTGGAGAATCGATCAGAACAGCATTAATCCAAGCAAACCACGCACGTTTACGTCCGATCTTGATGACAACAATTGCGATGGTATTTGGTATGTTCCCAATTGCATTAGCCTCTGGAGCTGGAGCAGAATGGAAAAACGGATTAGCTTGGGTAATTATTGGAGGTTTGATTTCTTCATTATTCCTAACGTTAATTGTAGTTCCTGTAATCTATGATATCATGGAGAAAATCATTAGAAAATTCTCTAAAGGAGAAAAAATCGATTACGAAGCTGAAATGGTTGCCGATTATGAGCATACAGAATTAAGCGAAGACGGTTTTAATCCGAAACATACTCATTAA
- a CDS encoding TCR/Tet family MFS transporter, whose protein sequence is MLQKDKSAAIGFIFITMLIDITGWGIIIPVIPKLIEELIHGDISEAAKIGGWLTFAYAITQFVFAPVIGNLSDKFGRRPIILISLFGFSLDYILLAFSPTIIWLFIGRIIAGITGASITTASAYIADVSTAENRAKNFGLIGAAFGLGFIIGPVIGGLLGQYGSRVPFYAAAVLCMVNFLYGFFILPESLKKENRRPFDWKRANPVGAILGLRKHPTLIGLIAAIFLLYVGSHAVQSNWSFFTIYQFNWDERMIGISLGIIGLLVGVVQGGLVRFINPRIGNEKSIYIGLALYTIGMLLFAFATESWMMFVFLIPYCLGGIAGPALQSVVASKVAPSEQGEIQGTLTSLMSASSIIGPPMMANTFYFFTHSDAPFKFAGAPFILGGALMLLSTVVAYFSLKKHTVPKIEIDNQETI, encoded by the coding sequence ATGCTACAAAAAGATAAATCTGCAGCAATTGGTTTTATTTTCATAACCATGTTAATTGATATTACAGGATGGGGAATTATAATTCCTGTAATTCCAAAATTGATTGAAGAATTGATTCATGGAGATATCAGCGAAGCCGCAAAAATTGGCGGCTGGTTAACTTTCGCATATGCGATCACACAATTCGTTTTTGCTCCAGTAATTGGAAATTTAAGTGATAAATTCGGAAGAAGGCCAATTATATTAATTTCACTTTTCGGATTTTCTTTAGATTATATTTTACTGGCTTTTTCGCCTACAATTATCTGGCTTTTTATAGGAAGAATTATTGCAGGAATTACGGGCGCCAGTATTACAACTGCTTCTGCATATATTGCAGATGTCAGTACAGCCGAAAACAGAGCTAAAAACTTTGGATTGATTGGTGCCGCTTTCGGATTAGGATTTATTATCGGACCTGTTATTGGCGGATTATTAGGACAATACGGATCAAGAGTTCCTTTCTACGCAGCAGCAGTTTTGTGTATGGTCAATTTCCTTTACGGATTTTTCATTTTACCAGAATCACTTAAGAAAGAAAACCGCAGACCTTTTGACTGGAAACGTGCTAATCCTGTTGGAGCTATTTTAGGTTTAAGAAAACATCCAACTTTAATTGGCTTAATAGCAGCTATATTTTTATTATACGTTGGTTCTCATGCCGTACAAAGTAATTGGAGTTTTTTCACCATTTATCAGTTCAATTGGGATGAACGAATGATCGGAATTTCATTAGGAATAATTGGTCTTTTAGTTGGAGTTGTACAAGGTGGATTGGTTCGTTTTATCAACCCAAGAATAGGAAACGAAAAAAGTATTTACATTGGTTTGGCGTTATATACAATCGGAATGCTGTTGTTTGCTTTTGCAACAGAAAGCTGGATGATGTTCGTATTTTTAATTCCATATTGTCTTGGCGGAATCGCTGGTCCGGCTCTACAATCTGTTGTGGCGAGTAAAGTTGCGCCAAGCGAACAAGGAGAAATTCAAGGAACTTTGACCAGTTTAATGAGCGCGTCTTCAATCATTGGTCCCCCTATGATGGCGAATACCTTTTATTTTTTTACACATAGTGATGCACCTTTTAAATTTGCCGGAGCGCCATTTATTTTGGGTGGAGCTTTAATGCTGCTAAGTACAGTTGTAGCTTATTTTTCGTTGAAAAAACATACTGTTCCCAAAATAGAAATTGATAATCAAGAAACAATATAA
- a CDS encoding retropepsin-like aspartic protease: MENLHEILKTENYKKIKFKITKTQHLQIKAKINGVSGNFILDTGASNTCVGFESIELFELAAKNSKTKASGAGGSGMKTQISSQNKLQLGSWKNKDFSIVIFDLSHVNEALESFKAKPVHGIIGADVLLEGKAIIDYFNHYLYLK; encoded by the coding sequence ATGGAAAATCTTCACGAAATTCTCAAAACAGAGAATTACAAAAAAATAAAATTCAAGATAACTAAAACGCAGCATTTACAGATAAAAGCCAAAATTAATGGTGTCTCTGGCAATTTCATTTTAGATACCGGCGCATCTAATACGTGCGTGGGTTTTGAAAGTATTGAACTTTTTGAATTGGCTGCAAAAAATTCAAAAACAAAAGCATCTGGAGCAGGCGGAAGCGGCATGAAAACGCAGATTTCGTCTCAAAATAAATTGCAGTTAGGATCTTGGAAAAACAAGGATTTCAGTATTGTAATTTTTGATCTTTCTCATGTAAATGAAGCTTTAGAATCTTTTAAAGCTAAACCTGTTCATGGGATTATTGGTGCCGATGTTTTATTGGAAGGAAAAGCTATAATTGATTATTTTAATCATTATTTGTACCTTAAATAG
- a CDS encoding CHAT domain-containing protein → MNLYRLYGFIFLFLSLNVFGQNQAEKIYNAIDGFTAHPSAEALQNLRNIESDFWKSAKPKTKDELLAIVILNCNKAYYENQFGQTQNAISSYEKAWQIYQKYKLSDYDIIEFCLKPLGNLYTVLGDYDSAENTIKQYFFIVNTSKNYPEAQKQKFAAILNLSNVYQSSGKISLAIELLEKTLKTEKLSNLQMGILWNNLGNNYLLSSTGDLMRPETHRKATKAFESSIKYLQTEKNQSETLSNSYRNLAALNRQRQNFDAAKSYLEKAEKLFLQTTNQQPRKLAKLYYEKALLLFDEEKYEESTKQIAVVFKTLIPNYNSKNVLPAKNQLYAETVLVDALDLQAEILRINQPKKALIAFDMSFYIEDLMMNSLIYENSKILMQLRSRNRTEKCISICNELFKKEGKTSYLEKAFQLAENTKAGILKSYHSTIKNASTEEKKLLYKLQNLNNNIIKEQQKGDSADILKINQFIKKQNELMISLKKIQSENPDYIPEKCDLKALFKKLENDKAMMVYYLMGSENLYFFILQNNRIALNHINITDIAIPKIVQFINYFNSPEAITNDISGYNHYAKIAYDVLKLPTNYVNQNLIIVPDGILNFLPFEALITRESNTTNFSKMNYLLNDFKIAYNTSANIYLNSKPISNSKKTVLGIFPVFEKSAFELRYSKKEMESIRSNFSGKYLENSNASFTNFKNNASHYSMLHLSTHASSGDIETPASIKFSDQEILYSELYNLHINPDLVVLSACETGIGKLYKAEGAMSIARGFQFAGAQNLLFSLWKVNDFTTSVFMSDFYINIQKDVPYFEANTNAKLDYLNNKSIPNAKKSPYYWSAFVYYGTLQKPEKSPNYIFYIISFLAVIGLFLVFNHYRNGKSSRNSQNRELQKNKIQDN, encoded by the coding sequence ATGAACTTATATCGCTTATATGGTTTTATTTTCCTTTTCCTGAGTCTAAATGTTTTTGGACAAAATCAGGCTGAGAAAATTTATAATGCGATTGATGGTTTTACGGCTCATCCTTCCGCGGAAGCGTTACAAAATTTAAGAAATATTGAAAGTGATTTTTGGAAAAGCGCTAAACCTAAAACCAAAGATGAATTACTGGCCATTGTGATTCTAAACTGCAATAAAGCATATTATGAAAATCAGTTTGGGCAGACTCAAAATGCGATTTCGAGTTATGAAAAAGCGTGGCAAATCTATCAAAAATATAAACTAAGCGATTACGACATTATTGAGTTCTGCTTAAAACCTTTGGGAAATTTATATACCGTTTTAGGCGACTATGACAGTGCAGAAAATACCATAAAACAATACTTTTTTATCGTAAATACTTCTAAAAATTATCCTGAAGCACAAAAACAAAAGTTTGCCGCAATTCTTAATTTATCAAATGTTTATCAGAGTTCAGGCAAAATTTCTTTGGCTATTGAACTTTTAGAAAAGACTTTAAAAACGGAGAAACTATCCAATTTGCAAATGGGAATTTTATGGAATAATCTGGGGAATAATTATCTGCTAAGTTCTACAGGAGATTTAATGAGACCAGAAACTCATCGAAAAGCTACGAAAGCATTTGAATCTTCGATAAAATATCTTCAAACCGAAAAAAATCAATCGGAAACCTTATCGAATTCTTATCGAAATCTTGCTGCTCTAAATCGTCAAAGACAAAATTTTGATGCTGCAAAATCTTATTTAGAAAAAGCTGAAAAATTATTTTTGCAGACAACAAATCAACAGCCTAGAAAACTAGCTAAACTTTATTATGAAAAAGCTTTACTGCTTTTTGATGAAGAAAAATATGAAGAAAGTACAAAGCAAATTGCTGTCGTTTTTAAAACATTGATTCCAAATTACAATTCAAAAAATGTTCTTCCAGCGAAAAATCAATTGTATGCAGAAACAGTCTTGGTTGACGCGCTCGATCTTCAAGCCGAAATTTTAAGGATAAATCAGCCCAAAAAGGCACTTATAGCTTTTGATATGTCTTTTTATATCGAAGATTTAATGATGAATAGTTTGATTTATGAAAATTCTAAAATCCTGATGCAGCTGCGATCTCGAAATCGTACCGAGAAATGCATTTCTATTTGTAATGAATTGTTTAAAAAAGAAGGCAAAACTTCATATTTGGAAAAGGCCTTTCAATTGGCTGAAAATACAAAAGCTGGAATTTTAAAAAGTTATCACTCTACTATTAAAAATGCTTCGACAGAAGAAAAAAAACTTTTATACAAACTTCAAAATCTAAATAATAATATTATAAAAGAACAGCAAAAAGGAGATTCTGCTGATATTTTGAAGATCAATCAATTTATAAAAAAGCAAAATGAATTGATGATTTCACTAAAAAAAATCCAATCTGAAAACCCAGATTACATTCCTGAAAAATGTGATTTGAAAGCATTATTTAAGAAATTGGAAAATGATAAAGCGATGATGGTTTATTATCTTATGGGATCCGAAAATCTCTATTTCTTCATTTTACAAAACAACCGAATTGCTTTAAACCATATTAATATTACTGATATTGCAATTCCAAAAATTGTTCAGTTTATAAACTATTTTAATAGTCCGGAAGCTATTACAAATGACATTTCAGGTTATAATCACTATGCAAAAATTGCCTATGATGTATTGAAATTACCTACCAATTATGTTAACCAAAATCTGATAATTGTTCCTGACGGAATTTTAAATTTTCTTCCTTTTGAAGCTTTAATTACTCGAGAATCAAATACGACGAATTTTAGCAAAATGAATTATTTATTGAACGATTTCAAGATTGCTTATAATACGTCAGCAAATATTTACCTCAACTCAAAACCAATTTCTAACTCGAAAAAAACGGTTTTAGGAATTTTTCCTGTTTTTGAGAAATCGGCTTTTGAACTTCGTTACTCCAAGAAAGAAATGGAATCTATCCGAAGTAATTTTAGCGGAAAATATTTAGAAAATTCAAATGCAAGTTTTACTAATTTTAAAAACAATGCCTCTCATTATTCCATGCTTCATTTGAGTACACATGCATCTTCTGGCGATATTGAAACTCCTGCAAGTATTAAATTTTCCGATCAGGAAATTCTGTATTCTGAATTATATAATCTTCATATCAATCCAGATTTAGTGGTTTTAAGTGCCTGCGAAACCGGTATTGGTAAATTGTATAAAGCAGAAGGCGCAATGAGTATTGCTAGAGGTTTTCAATTTGCAGGAGCACAAAATTTATTATTTTCTTTATGGAAAGTAAATGATTTTACGACTTCGGTTTTTATGTCGGATTTTTATATAAACATTCAAAAAGATGTTCCTTATTTTGAAGCGAATACCAATGCAAAACTGGATTATTTAAACAATAAATCAATTCCCAATGCAAAAAAGTCACCTTATTATTGGAGTGCTTTTGTGTATTACGGAACTCTTCAAAAACCAGAAAAGTCTCCAAATTATATCTTCTATATCATTAGTTTTTTGGCTGTAATTGGCTTATTTTTGGTTTTCAATCATTACAGAAATGGAAAATCTTCACGAAATTCTCAAAACAGAGAATTACAAAAAAATAAAATTCAAGATAACTAA
- a CDS encoding PKD domain-containing protein → MKPQLSIFFILFSIYSIGQTKVKDTITRRANIGFTQNGNQVIFKPETPPLIPIAGAPKPSYSYLWELGDGHYSKEAEPKHVYKKKGNYTTRLAVTNNYDNGKPPATRPKKVAVNDITDTNFNDIASIADQNGFAIIKNCDPIPDQEMVVVVSYQNLENYVSNGKLYLFYNEKQFKHNNFELSDFRTYAGEREIKENLVAAVDDLNDSNNFMASAEGNFKTKKYRNTTTEEDLDASLLDANKTYHNVSILEFDDANPGETRNVFYTFKTTPEMIKDTSATVTMRGIFVPNRSYKNHKVKNLEMEIVTSHDPNKMGSNGRFMNYRLVRFKRVNFKTRFQNNGEGPARKIRLETDIPDMFDKKTFQIESMYPECPICPKGEEPTISCLDTIIKQKQIIFTFKNIYLPGSEQKNVHEKDSTKGFVKYSMKFGEDFHKVKTKSRTAIIFDKNEPIITNYATTRFLPGISIGAKAGYNLYPDLENSTSYFVGATISPFKSYRFYWQVEWENALNKYDSDISVLTETVLNPNGQKQLQRVTTSTENKNVNWEVPVLIRYNINNYFGVGAGIQANFDVSSQQNYNRTIDLFEGDSDKYIINTRSESSSSKESFTNFKTGLLLDLTAGFARIGPSLGARYVINFEQNFNYFQFYGIWKF, encoded by the coding sequence ATGAAACCACAACTGTCTATTTTCTTTATTCTATTCAGCATTTATTCTATTGGACAAACAAAAGTTAAAGACACCATAACCCGAAGAGCCAATATTGGTTTTACACAAAACGGAAATCAGGTTATTTTTAAGCCTGAAACACCGCCTTTGATTCCGATTGCTGGTGCACCAAAACCAAGTTATTCTTATTTATGGGAACTTGGCGACGGACATTACAGCAAAGAAGCAGAGCCCAAACATGTGTACAAAAAGAAAGGAAATTACACCACAAGACTTGCTGTAACAAACAATTATGACAACGGGAAACCTCCTGCAACCCGCCCGAAAAAAGTCGCAGTAAATGATATTACGGATACGAATTTTAACGATATCGCTTCAATTGCCGATCAGAATGGGTTTGCTATTATTAAGAATTGTGATCCTATTCCAGATCAGGAAATGGTAGTCGTAGTAAGTTATCAAAATCTGGAAAATTATGTTTCTAACGGAAAGCTTTATTTATTTTATAATGAAAAGCAATTCAAACACAACAATTTCGAATTAAGCGACTTTAGAACTTATGCAGGAGAACGTGAAATAAAAGAAAACTTAGTTGCTGCGGTTGATGATCTTAACGATTCGAATAATTTTATGGCTTCCGCCGAAGGAAATTTCAAAACCAAAAAATACCGAAATACAACTACAGAAGAAGATTTGGATGCCTCGTTATTAGACGCCAATAAAACATATCATAATGTTTCTATTTTAGAATTTGATGACGCCAATCCAGGAGAAACGCGAAATGTTTTTTATACTTTCAAAACTACTCCTGAAATGATTAAAGACACGAGTGCAACGGTTACGATGCGAGGTATTTTTGTTCCGAATCGAAGTTATAAAAACCATAAAGTAAAAAATCTGGAAATGGAAATCGTAACTTCTCACGATCCAAACAAAATGGGATCTAACGGAAGGTTTATGAATTATAGATTGGTGCGTTTTAAAAGGGTAAATTTTAAAACCCGTTTTCAGAATAACGGAGAAGGTCCCGCTCGAAAAATTCGCTTGGAAACTGATATTCCTGATATGTTTGACAAGAAAACTTTCCAGATTGAAAGCATGTATCCCGAATGTCCAATTTGCCCTAAAGGCGAAGAACCAACTATAAGCTGTCTAGACACGATTATCAAACAGAAACAAATCATTTTTACCTTCAAAAACATTTATCTCCCAGGAAGCGAACAGAAAAATGTGCACGAAAAAGATTCTACAAAAGGTTTTGTAAAATATTCGATGAAGTTTGGAGAAGATTTTCATAAAGTAAAAACCAAAAGCAGAACCGCCATTATTTTTGACAAGAACGAACCGATAATTACCAATTATGCCACTACTCGATTTTTGCCTGGAATTTCGATTGGTGCCAAAGCGGGTTACAATTTATATCCAGATTTAGAAAATTCGACCAGTTATTTTGTTGGCGCTACAATTTCGCCTTTTAAATCGTATCGCTTTTATTGGCAGGTTGAGTGGGAAAATGCATTAAATAAATACGACAGCGACATTTCTGTACTAACTGAGACTGTATTGAATCCTAACGGACAAAAACAATTGCAACGTGTTACGACCTCAACAGAAAACAAAAATGTCAATTGGGAAGTTCCTGTTTTAATTCGTTACAACATTAATAATTACTTTGGAGTCGGGGCTGGAATTCAGGCTAATTTTGATGTTTCATCCCAACAAAATTACAATCGAACAATAGATCTTTTTGAAGGCGACAGTGATAAATATATTATTAATACCCGTTCAGAATCGAGTTCGTCTAAAGAATCTTTTACCAATTTTAAAACTGGATTACTGCTTGATCTTACAGCTGGTTTTGCCAGAATTGGTCCGAGTTTGGGCGCGCGATATGTGATTAATTTTGAACAGAATTTCAATTATTTTCAGTTTTATGGAATTTGGAAGTTTTAG